Below is a window of Cydia splendana chromosome 3, ilCydSple1.2, whole genome shotgun sequence DNA.
ATAGGATGGTTAAATATAAAATCGGACAGAAAGTCTGCCGCTTCTGTTTTAACTTCTTCTGAAATAGCTGCATCTCCTATATAGAAGTGCCTGATTATTTCTGCAATCTCTTCTAATTGACCATTTTCCAAATTAAACTTTTCTTTTAGACTCGTATAAAAGAAGTCCTGATTGTAAAAATCATCGCCATGTAACTGTGTTACGTCATCAACCGAATATTCTTGATCGGTATTACCAATAAGAATGGGagtatttcttatttttctttcattagAAAATGCGTAAGGCTCGCTATCGATGAAATTATCAACGCCGCTGAAAGATTTTTCTTTGCACGGTTTAAAGTCAATTTTCAAATCGGCGGATGCACCAGTGACTAAACTGTGGTGGGTTTGAGCTAGAAACTCCAATGCCTGCTGATTGTCGGTTGTATTCAAACCCAAGTAATTAGCCAGCTTCACCGCTACGTCCGAATCTCCAGTAACAAAGAAGGATGGACTAAGTGGGGTTCCACTCTCTGCTATAACTTTGTTGAATAACTTTTCCTTCGAAGAGTACAACTGTAGGAGTACTGAGGCGGAGCCCGCGCTTTGACCGGCCAATGTGACGTTGTAAGGGTTTCCACCAAACGCTGCGATATTTTTTCTGACCCACCGGAGCGCTGCATATTGGTCTTTCAGCCCCTGATTCCCAGGTACGGCAGGGTCATCAATACACATGAAACCATAAGGTCCTAGTCGGTAGTTAACTGTAACAACGACGATACCCTGTTTGACCAAGTTAGGTGCTTCATACCCTTTACCGCTTCCTCCGCTGAAAAGACCTCCATGAATCCAAACGAGAACTGGCAGAGGATTTAAGGTGCTTGCTTTACTCGGTGAATATATGTTTAATTGGAGGCAATCAGGAGATTCGTCCTCTGAATTTCCAGAGAATTTAATACCGCCATAATTGGTTTGAGGACATTTCCTTGAGTTATCATAGGCGTGAAATATTTCTTCCTCGAACTCTGGTGCCGCTTGTGAAggctaaaataataaaatcaattaTATTCAGACCTATCTTAACAACATTATTAATTAActcatacttaagttaaaaactCAACTCACCCCAAACGGATCGTCTAAATCCACTTTTGCATATGGAATTCCTAAGAATTTTGAGTAGTCACCATCACTAGCTTTAATTCCTTTCACTAGACCCTGATCGATTAGCACTAATGGGTCTACCCTCTGTAATGCACCATGGACATTTACTAGGAACAAAATATTTAACCATATAAAGGCTTTCATTGTGCAAACCGTTCCAGTACCTTCCACACTT
It encodes the following:
- the LOC134806349 gene encoding juvenile hormone esterase-like isoform X2; the protein is MKAFIWVNILFLVNVHGALQRVDPLVLIDQGLVKGIKASDGDYSKFLGIPYAKVDLDDPFGPSQAAPEFEEEIFHAYDNSRKCPQTNYGGIKFSGNSEDESPDCLQLNIYSPSKASTLNPLPVLVWIHGGLFSGGSGKGYEAPNLVKQGIVVVTVNYRLGPYGFMCIDDPAVPGNQGLKDQYAALRWVRKNIAAFGGNPYNVTLAGQSAGSASVLLQLYSSKEKLFNKVIAESGTPLSPSFFVTGDSDVAVKLANYLGLNTTDNQQALEFLAQTHHSLVTGASADLKIDFKPCKEKSFSGVDNFIDSEPYAFSNERKIRNTPILIGNTDQEYSVDDVTQLHGDDFYNQDFFYTSLKEKFNLENGQLEEIAEIIRHFYIGDAAISEEVKTEAADFLSDFIFNHPIQDTITNLIRENANPVYEYVFTYTGESDEKGASHTAELEYLFDDKAQSEADQIVTDRITTLWANFIKYGNPTPETTDLIPIKWTPVTEFTRPYLSIGADLQMQDRFLRKRNAFWELFQSVYGKYSTLARQCDY
- the LOC134806349 gene encoding juvenile hormone esterase-like isoform X3, whose translation is MKAFIWLNILFLVNVHGALQRVDPLVLIDQGLVKGIKASDGDYSKFLGIPYAKVDLDDPFGPSQAAPEFEEEIFHAYDNSRKCPQTNYGGIKFSGNSEDESPDCLQLNIYSPSKASTLNPLPVLVWIHGGLFSGGSGKGYEAPNLVKQGIVVVTVNYRLGPYGFMCIDDPAVPGNQGLKDQYAALRWVRKNIAAFGGNPYNVTLAGQSAGSASVLLQLYSSKEKLFNKVIAESGTPLSPSFFVTGDSDVAVKLANYLGLNTTDNQQALEFLAQTHHSLVTGASADLKIDFKPCKEKSFSGVDNFIDSEPYAFSNERKIRNTPILIGNTDQEYSVDDVTQLHGDDFYNQDFFYTSLKEKFNLENGQLEEIAEIIRHFYIGDAAISEEVKTEAADFLSDFIFNHPIQDTITNLIRENANPVYEYVFTYTGESDEKGASHTAELEYLFDDKAQSEADQIVTDRITTLWANFIKYGNPTPETTDLIPIKWTPVTEFTRPYLSIGADLQMQDRFLRKRNAFWELFQSVYGKYSTLARQCDY